The sequence CGACGCCGTCCCAGTCGAAGAAGGAAACCCAGATGGTCTGCGCGGATGCCAGGATGATCACCACCCCGAACAGCAAGGCTCCGGGCATGATGAAGAGGGTCGGGGCTATCCAATGCCGATGGTTTCGCCAGAAGGTAGACATTCAAGATCCACTCACGAAGGCTTCGAAAGCCGGCCTCACCGGCCGACAGCAGGCAGGGCTACAGGTCTCACTGCAGCCCTGCACTGTTGCGGTCCGCTCCTGGGAGAGGAGAGCGGTCGCGCGAGGTTCAGGCCTTGAAGATGCGCTTGCGCGTCGCTTCGAGGCGCTCGAGGATCTGGTCGCGCCGGTCAGGCTTGGCCATGAACTCCTGGAAGCCTTTCAGGCCTTCTTGCGCCATGTCGGGGTCGGTGTCGCGGTCGTAGTATTGAGCCGAGCCTTCGACGGTCTTCAGGGACTCGACCGCCGCATTGACGAGCGGGTCCTTGCTCGGCGGGCAGTCATTGCGCGGCGGCACCGCGCTTTCGGTCTCGAGGAATGCTGAGAGGTTGTCCGGCTGGTAGAAGAAGGCCAGGAAATCGCGGGCGTTTTCCTTGTTCTTGGCGTTTTTCGGAACATGGATCGAATTCAGCGCGAAATCCTCGTAACGCGCCGTGCCCTGGACGATCTCGGGGAACGGTGCGAATGCGATCTGGTCCTGCTGGTCTTCCGGGAAGCCGTATTTGACGAAGCCTGCGAGATCCATCATGGCGGCCTTCTTCTGGGCAAGCGCGGCGGCCGCCTGTTCCCAGCCGAAGGATGTTCCGTTCGGGCTGAACAGCCCGGCATTGATCAGCTCCGCCCACTTGTCGAAGACCGGTAGCATCGCGGGGTCGGTGTAGGACATCTTGCCGTCCATCAGCGCCATATGCTTGTCGAGGCCGCTGATGCGCAGGTTCATGTGATCGAACCAGCCGGCCGCGGGCCACATTTCCTTGGTCCCCATGCTGACGGGGATCATGCCCGCCGACTTCGCCTGCTCACCGAGCGAAAGCAGCTCTTCCATGGTCTTGGGCGGCGTCCAGCCCTTCTCGGCGAAGACGTCCTTGCGGTAGAAGAGCCCCCAGAGCAGGCCGCCGAGTGGCAAACCATACTGTTTCCCATCGACCGTGACGGCGCCCGCGGCCGGGCCAAGCACGTTTCTGTAGTTCTCGCGCTCGAACAGGTCGGAGATGTCGTCGAAAAGCTCGCGCTTGACGAAAGCCTTCATGCGGTTGCCCGAGAACCAGAAGCAGATGTCCGGCGCTCCGACGACGAGGTAGCTGCGGATGGCGGTCTTGTGCGCCTCGTGATCCATGTTGTTGATGGCCACCTTGACGCCGCTCTCCTTCTCATACGCGCTCGCGATCCGCTGAAGCACCTCACGCTGCGAGGCGTTGCCGATGTTGGAGATGATCGTCAGTTCCTTGCTCTGCGCGAAGGCCGGAGCGCCGAGCGTCATTCCCGCGAGCGCAGTGCCCGCACCGATCAGGAACTGCCGACGCGACGCCGCGGCGCGAGTGACAAGCTTGACGATGTCGTTGGATGCCATTCCATATCCTCCCAGGACAAAGCTCCGCCACGCCCTGACGAGCAGCGCCTGGGCCTCTTGGAAATAAATTTTGCGATCGTGCGGAGTCCGGGGAAATTGGCTTTCCGCGCACTCCTCCTCATTGCCAACGGAGAAAAGCTAGCCTACCTTCGGATCAGGCACAAGAGTTAATTTAAGAAATAAACTAACTGGGAGATGCAGGTTGAAAGGGAATGCGAGCACATCGCGCGCGCTGAACAGGCGCCTGATCTTGAATCTGCTGCGCAACCGCGGACCCATATCGAGAGCCGAACTCGCTTCGGTGACGGGTCTCAGTCCCGCAGCCGTCACGTTCGTCGTCACGGAACTGATGGACGAGGCGCTGGTGGTGGAACGGGAGGCGGTCGCGAGCTCAAACGGTCGCCGACCCATACCGGTGGATATCAACTACGAGGCCCATCTGGCATTAGGCTTCAAGCTCAACCGCAGCAGCATCGACTGCGTGCTCACCGACCTGGCCACCTCACCGCTTGCCACGCTGCAGTCATCCGTTACCGACACCAGCCCGCAGGGCATGATCGAGGCAATCCGGGAAGCCATCCCGCGGCTCCTGGCGCAGGCCAGGCGTGACGAGAAGGACATCATGGGGATCGGCGTATCGATCCCAGGCGAAGTGGACCCGGGGAACGGCGTCTGCCTCCAGAGCCCGCGTTTCGGCTGGCGTGATCTTCCCTTCGCGGAAATGCTGGCCGAGCGAGTGCACGCCCCGGTCTGGATAGACGACGACGTCAACGCCTTCGCGATCGCGCAGAAGCTGTTTGGCGCCGGCCGCAACCACCGCAATTTCGCGGCACTCGCAATCGGCGCGGGGATCGGCTGCTCCCTGGTGCTGAATGGCGATATCTACCACGGAAGCAACAGCGCGGCCGGCAAGCTCGGGCACATCACCTCCGTGCCCGGCGGGGAACTCTGCGAATGCGGCCGGCGCGGATGTCTCATGGCGCATGCCGCCGAGCCATACATGATTGCCGAATGGGGGCGCAGGAGGGGTGCCGAGCCAACAAGAGACGACTTCGTCGCCTCCGCCGCCGCCGGCGACGAAGACGCCTTGGAGATTCTGGAAAAAGCGGGATCACGCATCGGCAGACACCTGGCGGACCTGGTGAATCTGTTTGATCCCGAACTGATCGTCGTTGGAGGCGAAGCCGTCCAGTTCGGCGACGCCCTCCTCGACCCCCTCAAGCAATCAATGGAACAGTTCCTGTTCTTCGCCAAACCCGAGATACAGACGGACTGGGTGCCGAGTTCCTGGGCGAGAGGCGCCGCAGCCCTGGCGACACAAGGCATATTCGATTTCGAGCGCCTGCCCAGCGGGTGATCGGTCAAGGCAAAAGCTGTTCTTCGCGTGCGGGTTTTGATGGGAGTAGAACCAGAGAGCGTCTGGCGCAGTTAAAGGGATCTGAACCGGC is a genomic window of Sinorhizobium arboris LMG 14919 containing:
- a CDS encoding ABC transporter substrate-binding protein — translated: MASNDIVKLVTRAAASRRQFLIGAGTALAGMTLGAPAFAQSKELTIISNIGNASQREVLQRIASAYEKESGVKVAINNMDHEAHKTAIRSYLVVGAPDICFWFSGNRMKAFVKRELFDDISDLFERENYRNVLGPAAGAVTVDGKQYGLPLGGLLWGLFYRKDVFAEKGWTPPKTMEELLSLGEQAKSAGMIPVSMGTKEMWPAAGWFDHMNLRISGLDKHMALMDGKMSYTDPAMLPVFDKWAELINAGLFSPNGTSFGWEQAAAALAQKKAAMMDLAGFVKYGFPEDQQDQIAFAPFPEIVQGTARYEDFALNSIHVPKNAKNKENARDFLAFFYQPDNLSAFLETESAVPPRNDCPPSKDPLVNAAVESLKTVEGSAQYYDRDTDPDMAQEGLKGFQEFMAKPDRRDQILERLEATRKRIFKA
- a CDS encoding ROK family transcriptional regulator, producing the protein MKGNASTSRALNRRLILNLLRNRGPISRAELASVTGLSPAAVTFVVTELMDEALVVEREAVASSNGRRPIPVDINYEAHLALGFKLNRSSIDCVLTDLATSPLATLQSSVTDTSPQGMIEAIREAIPRLLAQARRDEKDIMGIGVSIPGEVDPGNGVCLQSPRFGWRDLPFAEMLAERVHAPVWIDDDVNAFAIAQKLFGAGRNHRNFAALAIGAGIGCSLVLNGDIYHGSNSAAGKLGHITSVPGGELCECGRRGCLMAHAAEPYMIAEWGRRRGAEPTRDDFVASAAAGDEDALEILEKAGSRIGRHLADLVNLFDPELIVVGGEAVQFGDALLDPLKQSMEQFLFFAKPEIQTDWVPSSWARGAAALATQGIFDFERLPSG